In Alicyclobacillus macrosporangiidus CPP55, a single window of DNA contains:
- a CDS encoding stage III sporulation protein AF, with translation MGEWLKQIILLVILAALADLLLPTKAMQRYVRAVMGVAILAAMLQPFLPFMRADWADRAAAAIDAELAQPPAAAQASAAAGIENVLEAQQAQTADDLLGRRLADGIAEAFGGPEPTVRVTGAAQGAAVSVDIQVDPSLAGQADAIAAWTASQLQIPRDRVTVHAG, from the coding sequence ATGGGAGAGTGGCTCAAGCAGATCATCCTGTTGGTGATCCTCGCCGCCTTGGCGGACCTGCTGTTGCCGACCAAGGCGATGCAACGGTACGTGCGGGCCGTCATGGGGGTGGCCATCCTGGCCGCGATGCTGCAGCCGTTTTTACCCTTTATGCGCGCTGATTGGGCGGACCGCGCCGCCGCAGCCATCGATGCCGAACTGGCGCAACCGCCGGCCGCTGCGCAGGCCTCCGCGGCCGCGGGGATAGAAAACGTCCTCGAGGCACAGCAGGCGCAGACCGCCGACGATCTGCTCGGGCGGCGGCTGGCGGACGGCATCGCCGAGGCGTTCGGCGGACCCGAGCCCACTGTCCGGGTGACGGGGGCCGCACAAGGTGCGGCCGTCTCGGTGGACATCCAAGTCGATCCCAGTCTGGCCGGCCAGGCCGACGCCATCGCCGCATGGACCGCCAGCCAATTGCAGATCCCGCGCGACCGCGTCACGGTGCACGCGGGGTGA
- the spoIIIAE gene encoding stage III sporulation protein AE, which produces MPVRWRWWTGVLLWLGLLCGLTVHPGLAQAAVDPAGVSASAPYGSASPGQSALEQAGDSARAAAEQQLEQLPVQSIERFWHDLQAEYGGFLPDVPGGSIVRSILDSGGFNLHGIAAGVVRYFLHEVLDNAQLLGGILVLSVLAALLESMQAAFERQAVSQIAYFVVFLVLLVLAIGSFTEAVGTAKHAIQSMTDFMLATVPLVVTVMAASGSLVSAAFFQPLLLFAVHLISNVVFLFVFPLIFFAAVMEIVSALSPRYSLTRLAGLLRTGGVAILGLCLSAFLGVTAVEGLGKGVADGVALRTAKFAVSTFVPVVGKAVADAAETVASASLLVKNAIGAAGLVIVAFIALFPVLKILALSLIYHGSAALMQPLGDNPMVNCLAAIGKSMVLLFASVTAVALMFFFAICILLVSANLAVIMA; this is translated from the coding sequence ATGCCGGTGCGCTGGCGATGGTGGACGGGCGTTCTGCTGTGGCTCGGGCTGTTGTGCGGGCTCACGGTCCATCCCGGACTGGCACAGGCCGCGGTCGATCCCGCCGGCGTCTCCGCTTCGGCCCCCTATGGCTCGGCCTCCCCTGGACAAAGTGCCTTGGAGCAGGCGGGCGACTCCGCGCGCGCGGCGGCCGAGCAACAGTTGGAGCAGCTGCCCGTGCAGTCCATCGAACGCTTCTGGCACGACCTGCAGGCGGAGTACGGCGGGTTCTTGCCCGACGTCCCGGGGGGCAGCATCGTCCGCTCCATCCTCGACAGTGGCGGATTCAACCTGCACGGCATCGCCGCCGGCGTCGTGCGGTATTTCCTGCACGAGGTGTTGGACAACGCCCAATTGTTGGGCGGCATCCTGGTGCTCTCCGTGCTAGCCGCCCTGCTCGAGTCGATGCAGGCCGCGTTCGAGCGCCAGGCCGTCAGCCAGATCGCCTACTTCGTCGTGTTCCTCGTGCTGCTTGTGTTGGCCATCGGATCGTTCACGGAGGCAGTGGGGACCGCCAAACACGCCATCCAATCGATGACCGACTTCATGCTGGCGACCGTGCCGTTGGTGGTGACGGTCATGGCGGCGTCCGGATCGCTTGTGTCGGCTGCGTTCTTTCAACCTCTATTGCTGTTCGCCGTGCATCTCATCAGCAACGTCGTGTTTCTGTTCGTGTTCCCGCTCATCTTCTTCGCCGCCGTGATGGAGATCGTCAGCGCCCTGTCTCCCCGCTACTCCTTGACCCGCCTGGCCGGGCTGCTCCGGACCGGGGGCGTCGCGATCCTGGGCCTGTGTCTGAGTGCATTCCTCGGAGTTACGGCGGTGGAGGGACTCGGCAAAGGTGTCGCCGACGGCGTCGCGCTGCGCACCGCGAAGTTCGCGGTCAGCACCTTCGTCCCGGTGGTGGGCAAGGCGGTGGCCGACGCGGCCGAGACGGTGGCCAGCGCCTCGCTGTTGGTCAAGAATGCCATCGGCGCGGCGGGGCTGGTGATCGTGGCGTTCATCGCCCTCTTCCCGGTGCTGAAGATTCTGGCTCTGTCGCTCATCTACCACGGCAGCGCCGCCTTGATGCAACCGCTCGGGGACAACCCGATGGTGAACTGCCTGGCGGCGATTGGGAAGAGCATGGTGCTCCTGTTCGCGAGCGTCACCGCGGTCGCCCTGATGTTTTTCTTCGCCATCTGCATCCTGTTGGTCTCGGCCAACCTGGCGGTGATCATGGCGTGA
- a CDS encoding SpoIIIAH-like family protein produces the protein MVKRQTVWLSTMMVLSLMLIGYYTMNNDGGLTATKNPDGSSVATSATPPDSGQTSQTGGASATSQSGTSQTGATSQTGTSSQTSTTGTGASQAGTTASSSDWYVNMETKLEQQYAQQMDTYNQVISNSSASADQIGQAKQKLEQLQTLVGNLDTARDRVLGQGYKDCVIIPDASGQKAVVYVKTDKLTAQQAVSIMNVVSQQLNLPVVNVTVQAKA, from the coding sequence GTGGTCAAACGGCAAACGGTGTGGCTGTCCACGATGATGGTGTTGTCGCTGATGCTCATCGGCTACTACACCATGAACAACGACGGAGGACTCACCGCAACGAAAAACCCGGACGGGTCGTCCGTGGCCACGAGTGCCACGCCGCCCGACAGCGGCCAGACGAGCCAAACGGGCGGGGCATCGGCGACCAGCCAGAGCGGCACCAGCCAGACGGGGGCGACGAGCCAGACAGGGACGTCTAGCCAGACGAGCACAACGGGCACGGGGGCCAGCCAAGCGGGCACCACGGCCTCATCGTCCGACTGGTACGTCAACATGGAGACGAAGTTGGAACAGCAGTACGCGCAGCAGATGGACACGTACAACCAGGTGATCAGCAACAGCAGCGCCAGCGCGGACCAGATCGGGCAGGCGAAACAGAAGCTGGAGCAACTGCAGACGCTGGTGGGGAATCTCGACACGGCCCGCGACCGGGTACTTGGGCAGGGCTACAAGGACTGTGTGATCATCCCCGACGCCAGCGGGCAGAAGGCGGTGGTGTACGTGAAGACCGACAAACTGACGGCGCAGCAAGCGGTATCCATTATGAATGTGGTCAGCCAACAGCTGAACCTGCCGGTGGTGAATGTGACGGTGCAGGCAAAGGCCTGA